In the Flavisolibacter tropicus genome, one interval contains:
- the tig gene encoding trigger factor, with protein sequence MATVTRENIGSLHEKLNITINKEDYLPSFEKALKEYSKKANIPGFRKGMVPAGLIKKMYGNSLFVDEVLKKVDQEVYNYIQTEKLDIFAQPLPMEMNLGQLDINKPDNYTFQFEVGMKPDFQLPNLGAENLKRYKVEITDDMLNEEVERLRVRYGNMTEPEAVTGDDNVLNVNFVETDAAGNELEGGIRKDNSVLVKYFKESFRPSLIGKKTGDTIQLNFDEAFEGQEAQWILQDLGIDSGTNRNFRLDITKVGLVEPRELNEEFFAQLFPNAEIKTEEDFRNKLRTELETQWNNESSNQLQHSLYHVLLDHTTVNFPEEFLKRWLKTQGENNQPKTDEQVAHEFPQFLNQLKWSVITEKIIADNNIQVQHEDLRQFAKQQLLGYMGMSALDEEQDWVRDYIDRMMKDRKYVEDSYNRLQTQKVFEWAEGQVNATETPISKEEFIRMNQEHQHAHHEH encoded by the coding sequence ATGGCTACAGTAACCAGAGAGAACATTGGTTCTCTTCACGAGAAATTAAATATTACCATCAATAAAGAAGATTATCTCCCTTCTTTTGAAAAAGCATTAAAAGAATATAGCAAAAAGGCCAATATCCCTGGCTTCCGCAAAGGCATGGTGCCTGCCGGTCTGATCAAAAAGATGTATGGCAACTCCCTGTTTGTTGACGAAGTACTAAAGAAAGTTGACCAGGAAGTATACAATTATATCCAGACTGAAAAGCTGGACATCTTCGCGCAGCCACTGCCAATGGAGATGAACCTGGGTCAATTGGATATCAATAAGCCTGACAATTATACCTTCCAGTTTGAAGTAGGTATGAAGCCTGACTTCCAGCTGCCTAACCTAGGTGCTGAAAACCTGAAGCGTTATAAGGTAGAGATTACCGATGACATGCTGAACGAAGAGGTTGAACGCCTGCGTGTACGCTATGGCAATATGACTGAGCCTGAAGCAGTTACAGGCGATGATAACGTGCTGAACGTAAACTTCGTAGAAACTGACGCTGCTGGTAATGAGTTAGAAGGCGGTATCCGCAAAGACAACTCTGTATTGGTTAAATACTTTAAAGAAAGCTTCCGCCCTAGCCTGATTGGCAAAAAGACTGGTGACACTATCCAACTGAACTTTGATGAGGCTTTTGAAGGCCAGGAAGCACAGTGGATTCTGCAAGATCTGGGCATTGACAGCGGTACCAACCGCAACTTCCGCCTAGATATCACTAAGGTGGGTTTGGTAGAGCCTCGCGAGTTGAACGAAGAATTCTTTGCGCAGCTGTTCCCTAATGCAGAGATCAAAACAGAAGAAGATTTCCGCAATAAATTAAGAACAGAACTAGAAACTCAGTGGAATAACGAAAGCAGCAACCAGTTGCAGCACTCACTTTACCACGTGTTATTAGACCACACAACTGTCAACTTCCCTGAGGAGTTCCTGAAGCGTTGGTTAAAAACACAGGGAGAAAACAATCAGCCTAAAACTGATGAGCAGGTAGCGCATGAATTCCCGCAATTCCTGAACCAGCTGAAGTGGAGCGTGATCACTGAAAAGATCATCGCCGATAACAATATCCAGGTACAGCACGAGGACCTGCGCCAGTTTGCTAAACAACAATTGTTGGGCTACATGGGTATGAGTGCACTGGATGAAGAGCAAGACTGGGTACGCGACTACATTGACCGCATGATGAAAGATCGTAAATATGTAGAGGATTCTTATAACCGTCTTCAAACACAGAAAGTGTTTGAATGGGCTGAAGGTCAAGTAAATGCTACAGAAACTCCGATCTCTAAAGAAGAGTTCATCCGCATGAACCAAGAGCACCAACACGCTCACCACGAACATTAA